In Larimichthys crocea isolate SSNF chromosome XXII, L_crocea_2.0, whole genome shotgun sequence, the genomic stretch acaggtgatgCTGATTAACCTCATGATTCTCAAACTGGGCTCTCCATGAGCCGTCGGTTGGAGATCCGTGaaaagaatttaattaaattaagttattatttaaaaagtgaGTAACTATGAATGGGAACCACTTCCATCATCATGTATAGGACATTAAAAACTCCTGAAATAATCACTCAGTGACTCGGAGGATGCACttgcagctcctgcagctgatcGCACTTCAACAAGTGATGCAAAAGCCAAACCTGCAAAAAATATGAAGACAGTTTCCTCGAGCTCGGTTCTGTTGAGAACAacgatggaagaaaaaaaggcgTCATGTGTcttcaggaagaagaagacatgaaGCCAGACAATccataaaatctaaataattcCTGTGGCAGTGAGGATTATAAGGGGGGTCCTGTAAGTGATTAAACAGCACGATTATTACAGACGTGCCTTCGTCTGCTTACAATAAAAAGCCACTTTGAGATATGCAGTTATTCTTGgcatgaattatttttaatttgttaacaAATTCAAGATTAAAttcagcatttgttttttaatttgttaacaAATTCAAGATTAAATTCAGCATTTGTGCATCAAAAAGCTCAAAACTTTGACTTCAACTCCATAAAAATCAGCTTTTAAAGCTAAAGTTTTACAGATTCagacaataaaatatgacaaatctGACTTTATTCATATCAGTCTTTGCATTTCTGATGAATGTTTAATCATAAAGAGTCAGAAAACGTTAAAAAAGACTGACAGCAGTCCAAGGTTATCATATTTACAGTGTTGTATAACAGAGAATATTTTAGTAGCTGGAACCAGCATGTCACTTAAACGtttaatcaattattaaaatTGCTGGCGATTATTTCCCTGATTATCTAATCACTTCATCTTTGAAACTGTTTATCAAACTGGAAATAGAACGCAGCATCGTCGTAATCAGGATTAAATAACTGTGACCCACTTTGATTCAAAGTAAGAATGAAAACAAGTTCTCATTGTTGGATCTGGGAGAAACGTTCGGTCTTCAGCGGAGGAACTTCTTGATGTCCCACTTTTGTGCGAgcggtttgtttttgtctgcatgAACGTGACAGATATACCTGTGTGCCCCGTGCTTTCTCTCCCTTCACAGTCATTCAATGACAAACGTAAAAAGAATTTCATCTTTACGCGAAAGTTCCCGTTCTACAAGAACAAAGAGGGTGAGCAGGATGGCAGTGATTCAGACCGTAAGTAAGCTCGCAGACACACATGTTCTTCCATGCAGAGTCAGCGTAGGCCTGTGTAGAGCGGTCAGGGGGTCACAGGTGTGTTTCCTCTCATGGTCACATCATGtcgtctttgttttctgtctctttctgttggAGCACAGTCGGACGCCTCCCGGCTCTGAGGAGAAGTCCACgttgttctttttctgtgtgataTTGTGCGACCCAGTTTCCCTTCAGAGATCATTTAGGCTCCGTCTCAGCCGTGTTGTATTCTGACCTCCACCCCCCCTGCTGGCTGCTCACGGTctggacagagacagatctATGAGCCCACAGCTCCGTCCTCTCACTTCCCTCCCCGAAACCTTTTGCTTATGTTGCGGctgtcctccttcctctctttcttctgctcTGGCACGCTCTGGACGGCCAATAGGACATCCTGGGGATAGGTGATGATGGGTATGGGACAAAGACGTTCAGTAAGTTGGTCCAGGAATGattcctcgtctctctctctctctcgtcttaTCTCCCCTCCTGCACTTGCATGCTGCATCTGTCGGACTTGTCTCGCTTCGCGGTGTGTTTGCCTCGTCACAAAGGGTGAAGCAGGTTCAGTAAACGCACCGAGGGCGTTGTTGTACGGTTCGTTTGGAGCCACAAGTCAAAGTAGCTTATTATGAATCGAACCACCCGGACACGAGGTCAAAACACTCAAACTAAAAGTCACATGCAGGTTTGAtgaacagacataaacacatttttaataactGCACCCCCTGACTGACGCCTCTCTTCAGACGTTGATTATGTTTAATGCATGTCTGCATGACATAAACAACTCTAATGTCTCCGTCTTTGTTTACGAGCATGTTAGTTTGAAGTAGAGCATGTCAGAGTTAACTTAATGTGTTGTTGACTGTTAATCAACAATCACTCCTGAGCTCGAGAGCGACACACTAAACccaaaatatcaataaatgtttaaaagtgaaTGATTGTGGTTAATTAATTTCATGTGATTCATTCATGCAGCATgcgctgtacacacacaaacatcagtgaGATAGAAACATGTTCTGTGATGCGTGgcatgtttgttcatgtcagtatTTGGATTTGtccataaataacatttttcacCGTGTTCCTCACCAGGGAGTCAAGAGGACGTGATTCTCTCGTATGAACCTGTGCTGCGGCAAGAAAGTGAGTGGTGATCGAACACGTGAAGCAcagtctgttcatttatttcaaacacGTCTGTGTGATCGAGGAAATGAAGCAAAGCTCGAGCTGTGACTTCTGAATTAAAGCTCTTTGTTCCTTTGTTGCTTCCAGTTAATTATGCCAGACCCGTCATAATCCTCGGACCAATGAAGGACCGGATCAACGATGATCTGATATCAGAGTTCCCGGACAAGTTTGGGTCGTGTGTGCCACGTAAGTAGCCCCTGAGAACAGAGCGACGCGATGATACCGACAGTCAACGTCTGTTTCGTGATGTGTTTACCTGCTAAATCACGAAGTCAGTGTGACGTACCAACATCACTTCAACCATCATTTCACTTCAACCTGCAGAATTTTTGAATGATTGCTGATCATCTACGATCAAAACTTCTCAGTCTTGTTACCGCCGTCTTTCCTAACATCATGACATCCTAACAGGATCGCTCCCCTTGTGTGTTAACGTGTTCTCCATCAGCcaaagttcagtttttattttgcatgttatGATTTACCcatctctttttatttcaatatactttttttttgtaccgtGTAAAGCTGCCAACAGTTCAGGGCAACAAGGTGAGTGAGCGGAGCAGCTGATCCCTTTATTTAGAACGTGACTCTGACGTGACTTGTccctttggtttgtgtgtttgtctgtagacTGTTCACATATTAGGACACGTTCAACCTTTGTAGACGCTTTCATGTTCAGACAAAAAAGAGTAAAATATCTTTGAAGGTAAATGTGAGAGTCACCAAACTCTGGCTGTGTTTGGTAGGATTTCTTTACAGCACAGAGATGTTTGTGATCCCAACTCACCTCACAGTGATGTGCAGTCACTCTAAGTTTTTATAGACTCGAGTTCAGCTTCTTGTCCTCCTTGCAACCAAAGATACCACTCGGCAGAAGAGGGACTACGAGGTGGACGGGCGAGACTACCACTTTGTGATGTCCAGAGAGCAGATGGAGAAGGACATCCAAGAGCACAAGTTCATCGAGGCGGGACAGTACAACGATAATCTGTACGGGACGAGCGTCCAGTCTGTCAAATACGTGGCTGAAAGGGTGAGAGCTTATTTTTTACCTGTTTGAGACAGAAAGACGTGAAGACGACGTCTCCTCTGGACGGAGCTTTGACTGAACGCTGTTTAGGATTTAGTTCAGATGTATAGCACAGGAGGCCGTGGTGGTTTTAAGTGTTCCTTCTCTTGTACAGGGTAAACACTGCATTCTGGATGTGTCTGGAAATGCCATCAAACGACTACAAGTAGCACAACTCTATCCCATCGCCATCTTCATTAAACCTAGATCTATTGATTCATTAATGTGAGTATTCACTACAAGGCTGCACGTGCACGATACATTTAGTTTGATATTACTGAAGTCCCCCTCTTTATCATTTATAAATCAACGTCGTATCCTTCGTGCCTGTGCAGGGACATGAACAAGAGACTGACAGAGGATCAAGCCAGGAAGACGTTCGACAGGGCGatgaagctggagcaggagttTGGTGAATTCTTCACAGGtattgatattttaataaaaagattCAGTTTGCGTCTCGCTGTTCACAGTGTGTAAGGCTGTCTTTGTCTAAAGAGTGAGGACGGTGGCCAAATTATCAAGATTATTGTAGAGAGCTGATGTTTAAGAAGTCTTGTGCGATTATAAAAGGAACAATATCATTGTGATGTTTCAGTTTtgtaagataataataatttattttaacttcCAGTGATTCTAATCGAAGATTCCAGCATGTTTTCTATGTTAAAGTTCAGTTTAACGTCTTAAATCCaactctgtgtgtctttcattgacatttttacattttaagctCATGTTAAAGCTCCTACGTGTGATAATAAcagatttacttttgtttcTGATCATAACTGGCAATAATTAGTGTCAAACTTTGGTGCACGGGATCTTATTTTACTCTCCTCTTAGACATTAGACAGCTCTGAGGCTTCATGAGTGACTGTATGTAACAATCTTGAATGTGTTGCTTTGCAGCTCTGGTTCAAGGAGACACCTTAGAGGACATTTATAACCACTGCAAACAGGTCATAGAGGAACATTCAGGACCCTATATCTGGATCCCCTCGAAGGAGAAACTATAATAACTCATCACCCTGGAAGGGAGTCTGGACTGCTAGAAACTAGTAATAAGTTGTAACATATGATAACTGTATGGCGATGAATAGTCTTCATAAATAATTAttgtgaatatgttttttgggtttttcttttgtttgtttttttattttctcttccctttcttttgGTTATTGCTTCATTTTTCACTCAACATGAATGTTCCTGAATGTAAACCACCAAGTGTTAGAAAACGTAGGTCTTGAAACATGAACCGTTTGtacatttgttcatttatttttattttttttgttctttttaagttgaacaaaaaggaaaaagaaatgtactgaaaacaaaataaatctggGGTGTGTGTCAAAAACAGGAAACCCGGCGACGGCGTTAAAGAGCGTGCAGATTTCTTTTGGCTTCGCTAACGTAGGAAGGAGCGTAGGTTCTCCGACTGTGACGCCCTCGCCCTCCCGTCAcgctgcagcagcaaacactCACATGAAGTTTGATGTTCGGTCTGATTTTGTGCGACACGGCTtcgctttgtgtttgtttacatcgtGATTTCCTCCTTCTtgaattattgtatttatttctctgacGTGACACCGAGGACGTGCGAGGAACATGAAttattcactgtttttatttttatttttttattattatgattatttaaaAGCAGACACTTCTCATCCAGCTGTTGCATTGACAATGAGACGTAAAGGGAGGAAGCTGCTATCGGCAACAGAGATGTAACACTATATTTTGCTACTTAAATTGCTAGAGGGCACAAAAGCacagaattatttattattgaaaaTATAACTTTGATTAAAAGGTCATTTACAGAGCATATTTTATTTGAGTGATGTAGTATGTTGTGACTGTGTTAGGGTGGATGGAAACATTAAGGCGGAGGAGACATTTGATGTTCGTGATGTTTTGTAGACTTGGAGTGGAGAGGGTGgtcaaaatattgaaatattaaatttaattctgaaacatatttttgtcttttcaaactAATAGCAGGACAGTGAGgaataggaataaaaataaaggaccgatactttttaaaagtataaatatgGTAGAAAAGGTCAAATCagatattaatatttgtaaCAACATTGCAGAGTTATTAAGAGTTTAAAAGTTTAGTTACTTTACTTTGAAAGGACTCAGACTGAAAAAGGTTTGACAGTGATGGATCTGTGGTTTCAAAGGTTGGACCCTGACCCAGAGACCTGAGCCAGCGCTCTGGTTTATATGTAACTTATTTACATTTCcctgctgagctgcagcagacGGAAAGTAacccaaaaaaaagaattttgtaCTAAAAAGTGTAACTTTTCTAATCTTTGTCCCCCCGTCACGTCTATTGGAAGCTCAAGGAAGAGATCAGGAGGACCGAAGTTATCAAAGAGGCAACAATGTGAACCTCTCCTTTAATTATTAGACGATTACAAATTTCTCCTGCCTCTGGTTCAAACAGGAAGATGTTTAAATAGCTACAATCATGGCTTACCTTTTAAATATTCAGCAGAACACCTGACAAGGTAACAAAGACCGTCCTGAATCAGCTCCAGAGAGTCAGGAGTAAAAAACGCTTCACCGATCCAGCACGATACAAATATTTCCACTATGTATAGTTTACTCACCGGTGGCTTGCCTTGTTTGAAAGGGCATACAATATAGTACCTCGctttgttagaaaaaaaaacctaaaataaataTCCATTATGTACTTTAAGCACTTGGAATGACTAATGCATCTACCAGTGTGACGATGAGCTTCCCGTTCCCCTTAACTGCAACGCCATTGGTCGTTAGATCCCCATGACAACAATTTGTGAGtgatatatatacttatatatatatatatatattctagtATTCCTGCTCTTTGATTTAGACAGCATGTTTCACCCAACCTGTTATCAAGTAAATATAGTCGTGACATTAAATGCAGGTATGTTTCTAATCAATGGGACATTTCAAAAGTGCacttattcattgtttttgacAAATAGGCACTGTATGATACCAGTAATTAATACCATTTTTAAAGCaagtatatataaaaacaacttCCACTGATTTATTGTTGTGCGACGGCGCAGTGAACCCCGAGAAGACTGAACCCTGTTTGACCTGTTTGAATGGACCACATACTGTACCCAGAGTAGCTGAttaagcatttaaaaaaaaaaaaaacatgccacgCCATTTCTGAAACAGGTGTGTACtttgaagatgaaaaatgatgtttttatgtaCAGATAGGATCGTGTGTCTCTCGTCCCTCGGCATCGATTGGTTGAGATTTTCAGCACTGATGTGCGTGAGTCAACACAAGCgtttccttttatttcttttgcaaTATGTTTCAAGACACCTGCCGTCATTCTTTTGCAGATTTTCCATAACGTATTGGTCACCACTTGCCTTAACAGAGAAGGTTTACTGTATATCAGAAAATTCAATCTTATAAATGTACTTTTCCTTTGAGaatagaacattttatttaatcctCCTTCACATCTAAACTCAAGTGAAAGAAGGCTGAATCAAATCTAAGGTCAATGTCATTCTACTGAGGGTGTTGACGCCTTGTACTGATAAAGTTAAAAGGCCGATgagatattttatattatgtaattttatctttaaaaaaaagaaaagagcattTCTGTGGCGactggaaaaacattttaaaatggttgATGAGGAGACGCCTCAATATTTTGACCCTTGTCTTTCCGAAAGTGTTACTGGCCAGCGATATGATgagatgtaaaagaaaatatatcttCATACTGGCTTGATATTAACGCTAAACCTAATACAGTACTTCCAAAGTCATTGTGAACATTGTAACACATGATATTACATGATACAGGCCGGTGGGGATTTGTGTGTGGAAATGTAAAGGATGTTGACCTATGCATGTTGCAACAGTCTTCTGTTTCCTGTGGATGTGCAATATTCAACACGACTGAAGCATTGGGGTACTTGCTGTGTTTTAAGACATGATCAAACTGCAGATTTGAATCATTCAATCAGACTTGTGTctattttaaacttaaataaaaacactgttgtaaGAGGTGGTCTCCAGGCGATATCTTGGTTGGTTAACACATGTAGCATATTTCCTTTTTCAGCAGTTTCCTGTTGTGAACAT encodes the following:
- the dlg2 gene encoding disks large homolog 2 isoform X19, whose translation is MQTEYGRFEAKIHDLREQMMNHSMSSGSGSLRTNQKRSLYVRALFDYERAKDSGLPSQGLSFRYGDILHVINASDDEWWQARRVTPHGDSEEMGVIPSKRRVERKERARLKTVKFNAKPGSFDSKASFNDKRKKNFIFTRKFPFYKNKEGEQDGSDSDRSQEDVILSYEPVLRQEINYARPVIILGPMKDRINDDLISEFPDKFGSCVPHTTRQKRDYEVDGRDYHFVMSREQMEKDIQEHKFIEAGQYNDNLYGTSVQSVKYVAERGKHCILDVSGNAIKRLQVAQLYPIAIFIKPRSIDSLMDMNKRLTEDQARKTFDRAMKLEQEFGEFFTALVQGDTLEDIYNHCKQVIEEHSGPYIWIPSKEKL